GTGAAGGCGTGTGAAAAGCGCCCGGTCTCAATGGACCGACTTGACCGGGCCGTGGAGGAGATCCTGGCTGAACTCCACAAAGATCACTTGTCCGAGGTTCCATCCAGCAACATTGGCCCCAAAGTGATGGCTAAGCTACACGAAATCGATCCGGTTGCCTATGTCCGCTACGTCTCCGTCTATCGCCAGTTTGACAACGTCGGAGAGTTCATCAGGGAAATCCAGCAGCTCGAACACCGGGCCGCCAACAACCCCTACCAACGCAAACTGTTCAAAGACTAACCCCACTCTGAATCCATGATCTGTATTGTTGGAAATCGCCCAGTCCTACAAGTCGGCCGCCAGCAGGTGACCGGCTACGACACCTCCTGGCTCCGGCAAGCCATCGTCCGCGGTGCGGAGGCTGCCGAGCGTGAAGACTTCCCCTTCGTTGACGACCTGATGGAGGGGATCCTCCACTACCTGGAGCACAAATGCTCACTCAGGGTGCTCACCGTTGAGGATCTTCATGCACGGGTCCGTCGTATGCTGGAACGTATCGGCTGTGAAGCCATCGCCCAGACCCTGCCCTTGCTGGCCCCGCCTGTCACCATCTCACTGGAACGCGCCGCAAGGGAAGCCGGAAACGGATTCGAACTCGCCTTCTTCAATAATATCCACGACGAAATTGAGGACCTCAAAACCCACGGTGTCGAAGAGCTTCGGTTTACCGGCACCCGCGACTGCGTCAAACTACTCAAAGGGGCTGAAAAATGGAATCGACCATGTGAACGGCTGCATCAGGAAATCATCAATTTTCTAACCACCCACGGCCATTCCACGCTCCCCAACCCGAAAGAAATCCGACTCAATTTGATCGACGGTTGAGCCCGGCCATAAGCATCCTCTATCAGACAGCTTCCATTTTTTCAATCGATGAGTGACAAAACCATTTTTCAAATGATCGCCGATCGTGAGATACCGGCAGATATCGTCTACGAGGACGATCTCTGTTTGTGCTTCCGCGATATCAATCCTCAGGCACCGATCCATTTACTGATCGTGCCCAAAAAACGCATTATCCGGATCGCTGAGGCTGAGGCTTGCGACCAAAACACTCTGGGCCACCTCCTTCTCACCGCACAAAAAGTAGCCCAACAAGAAGGGTTTGCCGACTCCGGATTCCGCACCGTCATCAACAACGGGGCGGATGGAGGCGAAGAAGTCCCTCACCTGCATCTTCATATCCTCGCCGGCCGCAAACTCACCTGGCCACCAGGATAACAGTCCGCCCCATTCTCCACCTTCATTCCCAATCATCCATGCGCCTCATTTCCTGGAACGTAAACGGTATCCGCGCCGTACTTAAGAAAAACTTTACCGAGTTTGTGCTCGACCACGCCCCCGACGTACTGTGCCTACAGGAAACCAAAGCCCGTCCTGAGCAGGTCGACATACCACTCGAACTGGCAGGCTACAAGTGCTACTGGAATGCCGCTGAAAAACCAGGCTACTCGGGAACGGCCATCTTTAGCAAATCCGCCCCCATCGAGGTCAGCGAAGGTATCGGCATCGAAGAGCATGACACAGAAGGCCGGGTGATCACTGCCGAATATCAGGATTTTTACCTGGTCACCGTTTACACCCCCAATTCCCAGAACGAACTCAAAAGACTCCCCTACCGCCAAGAATGGGATGCCGCATTCCTCGGCTATTGCAAAAACCTGGAAGAAAAAAAGCCCGTCGTTTTTTGCGGAGACCTCAACGTCAGTCACCGGGAAATCGACCTTGCCCGACCAAAACAAAACCGCAAAAACGCCGGATTCTCAGATCAGGAACGTGCCGGATTTGATAACATTCTCGATGCCGGATTCATTGATTCCTTCAGGCACTTCTATCCAGACCAAACCGACGCCTACTCATGGTGGAGCTACCGAGCTGGAGCCAGAGGAAAAAACATCGGGTGGAGACTCGATTACTTCTGCGTCTCGTCCTCGATCATCGACAAGGTCGAATCCGCCGGCATTCTTTCCGATGTGTTAGGGTCCGACCACTGTCCTGTCCTTCTCGAGGCCAAGCTCAAGTAAACCCATCATCCGCAGCTGCGAATAATGGGAATTTGAAGTCTTCAGTTTCAAGTTTGAAGACAAGAGTCTATCGCCTTCAATAGCTC
This genomic stretch from Oceaniferula marina harbors:
- a CDS encoding histidine triad nucleotide-binding protein; its protein translation is MSDKTIFQMIADREIPADIVYEDDLCLCFRDINPQAPIHLLIVPKKRIIRIAEAEACDQNTLGHLLLTAQKVAQQEGFADSGFRTVINNGADGGEEVPHLHLHILAGRKLTWPPG
- a CDS encoding exodeoxyribonuclease III, producing the protein MRLISWNVNGIRAVLKKNFTEFVLDHAPDVLCLQETKARPEQVDIPLELAGYKCYWNAAEKPGYSGTAIFSKSAPIEVSEGIGIEEHDTEGRVITAEYQDFYLVTVYTPNSQNELKRLPYRQEWDAAFLGYCKNLEEKKPVVFCGDLNVSHREIDLARPKQNRKNAGFSDQERAGFDNILDAGFIDSFRHFYPDQTDAYSWWSYRAGARGKNIGWRLDYFCVSSSIIDKVESAGILSDVLGSDHCPVLLEAKLK
- the nrdR gene encoding transcriptional regulator NrdR, translated to MRCIQCGSLKDKVIDSRMSKDGTTIRRRRICLACDYRYTTYEQIERTELQVVKRDGTRESLNREKILRGLVKACEKRPVSMDRLDRAVEEILAELHKDHLSEVPSSNIGPKVMAKLHEIDPVAYVRYVSVYRQFDNVGEFIREIQQLEHRAANNPYQRKLFKD